One genomic region from Fusobacterium sp. SYSU M8D902 encodes:
- a CDS encoding type IV secretory system conjugative DNA transfer family protein — protein sequence MYKKKKFLIMLELLFLLLLNNLFMYSLGNKYINITNILKPTLILNKNKIGNNEGIYFNLFLLFNKNLSSKEQENFKKFLLFGNLGLFYFIYIYKKQKLDYYGTAEFANNNEIKDMKILDPSDGVILGLTQDNKLISHNGVEHLMVMAPTRSGKGVNTVLPTLWTWKSSVIINDIKGECWDLTSGFRRSVLGQKCVYFNPMDSSGEGICYNPLALVKVGTGSEQEDSRVIAMTLIDVDGKGEADHWISSAINLLTAVIIHVKYVNINATFLDVMKFLTDPNEPLIDKMGRVLAKKLNEYGETIDDDTYQVFNHYETLKNQIGTNLDFMELYNELTTLHPLVGSTFSSLMNTPDKERGSIISSCVNKLKIFGDPRIMKNIQSSDITPRDIMNNKISLYLITPPRAIDMTRPLFRLIITQTIFELTDKMEFGNRKKIEKEKQTLVKKFKENLFNFFQKKEEKKENSKNKRILFLIDEFPALGNLGLLEKALAYIAGYGLKVLLITQAISQLNKIYGKDNSIIANCHGQLYFTPNDSETPKLISDMLGTKTIKIETKSKTKGQITYSENYQSRALMTQGEVRTLPFEDTILIITGKKPIHGKKLFWFKHEKFKNNVNYNIPYKSYLELLEKIEKEGYDEYVLEYLIYKKNGYKPLKVIIDNLGQDKFIEEILKLDKNYQKKMDNFFNLSEKEKEEKKNKIAFSLLKKHYGKRRANELLSEYLDDFRDEEFISCLITQDGNLEQMLDRNLKDIEEKLNIKEKLNVFIIHELKKKKIMDSNLPIISTILPFLLKKVNENYSFENLKIDLSKIISDFDFNKFITIFLEDVNLSLTEIYNKLLDLENYINNDTVESDGLIDF from the coding sequence ATGTATAAAAAGAAAAAATTTTTAATAATGTTAGAACTATTGTTTTTATTACTTTTAAATAATTTATTTATGTATTCATTAGGCAATAAATATATAAATATTACCAATATATTAAAACCAACTTTAATTTTAAATAAAAATAAAATTGGTAATAATGAGGGGATTTATTTTAATTTATTTTTATTATTTAATAAAAATTTAAGTTCAAAAGAACAAGAAAATTTTAAAAAATTTTTATTATTTGGAAATTTAGGATTATTTTATTTTATATACATTTATAAAAAACAGAAATTAGATTATTATGGAACAGCTGAATTTGCTAACAATAATGAAATTAAAGATATGAAAATATTAGATCCTTCAGATGGGGTAATTTTAGGTTTAACTCAAGATAATAAACTAATATCTCATAATGGAGTAGAACATTTAATGGTAATGGCTCCAACTCGTTCAGGAAAAGGTGTAAATACAGTTCTTCCAACATTATGGACTTGGAAAAGTTCCGTTATAATTAATGATATTAAAGGAGAATGTTGGGATTTAACAAGTGGTTTTAGAAGAAGTGTTTTAGGACAAAAGTGTGTATACTTTAACCCGATGGATTCATCAGGAGAAGGTATATGTTATAATCCTTTAGCTCTTGTAAAAGTAGGAACAGGAAGTGAACAAGAAGATTCAAGAGTAATAGCAATGACATTAATAGATGTAGATGGAAAAGGAGAAGCAGACCATTGGATAAGTTCGGCTATTAATCTTTTAACAGCCGTTATTATTCATGTTAAATATGTAAATATAAATGCTACATTTTTAGATGTAATGAAGTTTTTAACAGATCCAAACGAACCTTTAATAGATAAAATGGGAAGAGTTTTAGCAAAAAAATTAAATGAATATGGAGAAACAATTGATGATGATACTTACCAAGTTTTTAATCATTATGAAACTTTAAAAAATCAAATTGGCACTAATTTGGATTTTATGGAACTATATAATGAATTAACAACATTACACCCATTAGTTGGTTCAACTTTTTCATCTTTAATGAATACTCCTGATAAAGAGAGGGGTAGTATTATTTCTTCATGTGTTAATAAACTAAAAATTTTTGGTGACCCAAGAATTATGAAAAATATACAATCTTCTGATATTACACCTAGAGATATTATGAATAATAAAATAAGTTTATATTTAATTACCCCACCAAGGGCAATAGATATGACTAGACCATTATTTAGACTAATAATAACTCAAACTATTTTTGAACTAACAGATAAAATGGAATTTGGAAATAGAAAAAAAATAGAAAAAGAGAAACAAACTTTAGTAAAAAAATTTAAAGAAAATTTATTTAATTTTTTTCAAAAAAAAGAAGAGAAGAAGGAAAATTCTAAAAATAAAAGAATTTTATTTTTGATAGATGAATTTCCTGCTTTAGGAAACTTAGGATTATTAGAAAAAGCTTTAGCCTATATTGCTGGATATGGTCTTAAAGTATTATTAATTACACAAGCTATATCACAACTGAATAAAATTTATGGAAAAGATAATAGTATAATAGCTAACTGTCACGGACAATTATATTTTACCCCAAATGATAGTGAAACACCTAAGTTAATATCGGATATGTTGGGAACTAAAACTATTAAAATAGAAACTAAGAGTAAAACAAAAGGTCAAATAACATATAGTGAAAACTATCAAAGTAGAGCATTAATGACACAAGGAGAAGTAAGAACATTACCTTTTGAAGATACTATTTTAATAATAACAGGAAAGAAACCAATACATGGAAAAAAATTATTTTGGTTTAAACATGAAAAATTTAAAAATAATGTTAATTACAATATTCCGTATAAATCTTATTTAGAATTATTAGAAAAGATAGAAAAAGAAGGATATGATGAATATGTTCTTGAATATTTAATATATAAAAAAAATGGGTATAAGCCTTTAAAAGTTATAATTGATAACCTTGGACAAGATAAATTTATTGAAGAAATTTTAAAATTAGATAAAAATTATCAAAAAAAAATGGATAATTTTTTTAATTTATCTGAAAAAGAAAAAGAAGAAAAGAAGAATAAAATCGCTTTTTCTTTATTAAAAAAACATTATGGTAAAAGAAGAGCGAATGAATTATTGAGTGAATATTTAGATGATTTTAGAGATGAAGAGTTTATTAGTTGTCTTATTACTCAAGATGGAAACTTAGAACAAATGCTAGATAGAAATTTAAAAGACATAGAAGAAAAATTAAACATAAAAGAAAAGTTAAATGTATTTATTATACATGAATTAAAGAAAAAAAAGATTATGGATTCAAACTTACCTATAATTTCTACAATTTTACCTTTTTTATTAAAAAAAGTGAATGAAAATTATTCTTTTGAAAATTTAAAAATAGATTTATCAAAAATTATTTCAGATTTTGATTTTAATAAATTTATAACCATTTTTTTAGAAGATGTCAATTTATCATTAACAGAAATTTATAATAAATTATTAGATTTAGAAAATTATATAAATAATGATACTGTAGAATCAGATGGATTAATAGATTTTTAA
- a CDS encoding DNA topoisomerase, with product MKLIIAEKPSLAKNIANALGVKERKDGYIENSEYIVSWAFGHIFELYSIYNYLNDNEIKWKEIPLPFIPGKFLYKLKNDEGIKKQFKILKELINRNDVTEIINCGDADREGQLIIDNIIKEIGTTKAIKRLWLPEQTEETIRKEIRNLKNNENYRNLYNEGLSRTELDWLLGINLTVYLTVKSGQKLACGRVLIPIVKYIYDRDMEIKNFISKKYYQVEGILEKDNIKVTLTDERKEDTKEKANEIAKKLSGKVKIIEIEKKEITKQPSKLFSLSTLQSFLSKNNKIDFATSLKSIQSLYEQGYITYPRTNTEYLAENEKDKVKKIIETLKDYPLEFKDTKKIFDDSKIESHSAITITTKVPQDLKDNEKLIYEVVKNRFISNFLSEKTITEKTTVTIQSLKDENITFKLTGETVVQEGFYKYEPKDFKNELPQFIENEEFEVKFEAKEKKTSPSKKVTEEELSNYLKNPFKKELKDNDDEAYKAILEGVEIGTEATRTGIIENAKKYGYISQKKSTYSIEMLGEKLIEILDKLNINLYSERTVEFSKLLKKIYREEKSIDDILDLAKKELNNIINQNVEIEKINKTNNLDSLGTCPICGKNIYERKSKNGKIFYSCEGYKEGCTFTLWEDTKYFDNTLKITKVKAKNLIAGKKVAFKLISKNKKEYEGYLTLKINGKYINFEPAGYPEKSNKK from the coding sequence ATGAAATTGATAATTGCAGAAAAACCAAGTTTAGCAAAAAATATTGCTAATGCTTTAGGAGTTAAAGAAAGAAAAGATGGATATATAGAAAATAGTGAGTACATTGTATCTTGGGCTTTTGGACATATTTTTGAATTGTACTCAATTTATAATTATTTAAATGATAATGAAATTAAATGGAAAGAGATACCTTTACCATTTATTCCAGGGAAATTTTTGTATAAATTAAAAAATGATGAAGGAATAAAAAAACAATTTAAGATACTAAAAGAGTTAATTAATAGAAATGATGTTACAGAAATAATCAACTGTGGTGACGCAGATAGGGAAGGACAGTTAATTATAGATAATATTATAAAAGAAATAGGTACAACAAAGGCAATTAAAAGACTTTGGTTGCCTGAACAAACAGAAGAAACTATAAGAAAAGAAATTAGAAATCTAAAAAACAATGAAAATTATAGAAACTTATATAATGAAGGATTATCGAGAACAGAGTTGGACTGGCTACTTGGAATAAATTTAACAGTTTATTTAACTGTTAAAAGTGGTCAGAAATTAGCTTGTGGGAGAGTCTTAATTCCCATTGTAAAATACATATATGATAGAGATATGGAGATAAAGAATTTTATTTCTAAAAAGTATTATCAAGTTGAGGGAATATTAGAAAAAGATAATATAAAAGTTACTTTAACTGATGAAAGAAAAGAAGATACGAAAGAAAAAGCTAATGAAATAGCTAAAAAATTAAGTGGTAAGGTTAAAATTATAGAAATAGAGAAAAAAGAGATAACTAAGCAACCAAGCAAACTTTTCTCTCTATCAACTTTACAAAGTTTTTTGTCTAAAAACAATAAGATAGATTTTGCAACATCATTAAAATCTATTCAAAGTCTTTATGAACAAGGATATATTACATACCCTAGAACAAATACAGAGTATTTAGCAGAGAATGAAAAAGATAAGGTAAAAAAAATTATAGAAACTTTAAAAGATTATCCTTTAGAGTTTAAAGATACAAAAAAGATATTTGATGATAGCAAAATAGAGAGCCATAGTGCTATCACAATAACAACCAAAGTACCTCAAGATTTAAAAGATAATGAAAAATTAATTTATGAAGTAGTAAAAAATAGATTTATTTCTAATTTTTTATCAGAAAAAACTATAACAGAAAAGACAACAGTAACAATTCAAAGTTTAAAAGATGAAAATATAACTTTTAAACTTACTGGGGAAACTGTTGTTCAAGAAGGATTTTATAAATATGAACCTAAAGATTTTAAAAATGAACTGCCACAATTCATTGAAAATGAAGAGTTTGAAGTAAAATTTGAAGCTAAAGAAAAGAAAACCTCTCCATCAAAGAAAGTTACTGAAGAAGAACTTTCTAACTATCTTAAAAATCCATTTAAAAAGGAACTAAAAGATAATGATGATGAAGCTTATAAAGCTATTTTAGAAGGGGTAGAAATAGGAACTGAAGCAACTAGAACAGGAATAATTGAAAATGCAAAGAAATATGGGTATATATCACAAAAAAAATCAACTTATTCTATTGAAATGCTTGGAGAAAAATTAATAGAAATACTAGATAAACTTAATATCAATCTCTATTCAGAAAGAACAGTAGAATTTAGTAAATTACTAAAAAAAATCTATAGAGAAGAAAAATCTATAGATGATATATTAGATTTAGCAAAAAAAGAATTAAATAACATAATCAATCAAAATGTAGAAATAGAAAAAATAAATAAAACTAATAATTTGGATAGTTTAGGAACTTGTCCAATATGTGGAAAAAATATATATGAAAGAAAATCAAAAAATGGAAAAATATTTTATTCTTGTGAAGGTTATAAAGAAGGTTGTACCTTTACATTATGGGAAGATACAAAGTATTTTGATAATACATTAAAAATTACAAAAGTTAAAGCTAAAAATTTAATTGCTGGAAAAAAAGTGGCTTTTAAATTAATCAGTAAAAATAAAAAAGAATATGAAGGGTATCTAACTTTAAAAATTAATGGTAAATACATTAATTTTGAACCAGCTGGTTATCCTGAAAAAAGTAATAAGAAATAG
- a CDS encoding autotransporter domain-containing protein has protein sequence MNFLEKSLKRGLKNKVKLNIATIVAFLITGGISYSAENFIVKDDNNTEVLLLLNGNFSNSNNKKIENIGKFIPKTPWTDLVPSKPIEKPEIPWTDLVPSKPIEKPENTIVIKENKNTVETAFTVDKNKKFIINNGVTVTVTSDVKAVNKGSEIEPNWQYDKIVAGIINGGTATNNGTIIANGSIDTAIGENGDTVKTGEGYGVYQTSGTFTNNGTIKIQGNGFDGDGDKSFETKGGVGVFVAGGTATNNGTITANGSFELSDGSIGLPMGIGMKAVDGTIINGEKGLIENQHFSMYVEGKGTAINNGAINTELFGLVATEGGNAINNGTINAWFDKTGEAGKALFSSSYTGTKTTITNSETGVVYGSVTADGTGAKVINNGTIYGEKIEANKGTIVNNGTITGEATKPIVNVDDGKFVQGKNGKLQADTVNGDIYISGTVANSNFNDTIVKKDSIIVNNLNGEVKSDSFMFNAKLEGNDVVLVRKDFHELTNKSEIADFLEGAYDPSAKENVYLTDLLNNYQKITNADEFYRASNATFGNDLLPNLSKQTLDMIKINKTLLVDNIFNVDTNKDLRVIGGANYSNKDVDSTNLSGYDMTISQVFFGADKAISNNQRLGAVVNVGKLEADFDFNNANREDTFGQLNLYSIYKKDNLQVVNSLFGGISTGDYERTLSFQDIYSNSKSDIHTNYFGLNNMVSYKIPLDSFYITPKVELNFTHMMTDGIDESGRYGLKSDDIKTNSIEGVVGLELGKNIIFDNNIKLTLKTYGNINHEFGEPNKEMEVKFKNVTGNSIKLDKYDNDSTTFDLGVKAELGTDSIKGYVQYNYNSDVKENIISSGVLYKF, from the coding sequence ATGAATTTTTTAGAAAAATCATTAAAAAGAGGTTTAAAAAACAAAGTAAAATTAAATATTGCTACAATCGTAGCATTTTTAATAACAGGAGGAATTAGTTATTCAGCAGAGAATTTTATAGTAAAAGATGACAATAATACAGAAGTATTGTTATTATTAAATGGAAATTTTTCTAATTCAAATAATAAAAAAATTGAAAATATTGGGAAATTTATTCCTAAAACACCATGGACTGATCTTGTTCCAAGTAAGCCAATAGAGAAGCCTGAGATACCATGGACTGATCTTGTTCCAAGTAAGCCAATAGAGAAGCCTGAGAACACAATAGTAATAAAAGAAAATAAAAATACTGTTGAAACAGCTTTTACAGTAGATAAAAATAAAAAATTTATTATAAATAATGGTGTAACAGTTACAGTTACATCAGATGTAAAAGCAGTTAATAAAGGATCAGAAATAGAGCCTAATTGGCAGTATGATAAAATAGTAGCAGGAATAATCAACGGAGGAACAGCAACAAATAATGGAACTATTATAGCTAATGGTTCTATTGATACAGCAATAGGAGAGAATGGAGATACTGTAAAAACAGGAGAAGGATATGGAGTTTATCAAACATCAGGAACTTTCACAAATAATGGAACTATAAAAATTCAAGGAAATGGATTTGATGGTGATGGAGATAAATCCTTCGAAACAAAAGGAGGAGTAGGAGTATTTGTTGCAGGAGGAACAGCAACAAATAATGGAACTATTACAGCTAATGGTTCATTTGAACTTTCAGATGGTAGCATAGGACTTCCAATGGGAATAGGAATGAAAGCAGTAGATGGAACTATTATAAATGGAGAAAAAGGACTTATAGAAAATCAACACTTTTCAATGTATGTTGAAGGAAAAGGAACAGCAATAAACAATGGTGCTATCAATACTGAATTATTCGGACTTGTAGCAACAGAGGGAGGAAATGCAATAAATAATGGTACTATTAATGCTTGGTTTGATAAAACAGGAGAAGCAGGAAAAGCACTATTTTCAAGTTCATATACAGGAACAAAAACTACTATAACTAACTCTGAAACAGGAGTAGTATATGGTTCGGTAACAGCAGATGGAACAGGAGCAAAAGTAATAAATAATGGTACTATTTATGGAGAAAAAATAGAAGCAAATAAAGGTACTATTGTAAACAATGGTACTATTACAGGAGAAGCAACAAAACCTATTGTAAATGTAGATGATGGAAAGTTTGTACAAGGAAAAAATGGCAAACTTCAAGCTGATACAGTAAATGGGGATATATATATTTCTGGAACAGTTGCAAATAGCAACTTTAATGATACTATTGTTAAAAAAGATAGTATTATAGTTAATAACTTAAATGGAGAAGTTAAATCAGATTCATTTATGTTCAATGCTAAGTTAGAAGGAAATGATGTAGTGTTAGTAAGAAAAGATTTCCATGAGCTTACTAATAAATCAGAGATAGCTGATTTCTTAGAAGGGGCTTATGATCCAAGTGCTAAAGAAAATGTATATTTAACAGATCTATTGAATAATTATCAAAAGATAACTAATGCAGATGAGTTTTACAGAGCTTCAAATGCGACTTTTGGTAATGATTTATTACCAAACTTATCTAAACAAACATTAGATATGATAAAAATTAATAAAACTTTATTAGTGGATAACATTTTCAATGTAGACACTAATAAGGATTTAAGAGTAATTGGAGGAGCTAATTATTCAAATAAAGATGTAGATTCTACAAATTTATCAGGGTATGATATGACAATATCACAAGTATTCTTTGGAGCTGATAAAGCTATATCAAATAATCAAAGATTAGGAGCAGTTGTTAATGTAGGGAAATTAGAAGCTGATTTTGATTTCAATAATGCTAATAGAGAAGATACTTTTGGACAATTAAACTTATACTCTATTTATAAAAAAGACAATTTACAAGTAGTAAATAGTCTATTTGGAGGAATAAGTACAGGAGATTATGAAAGAACTTTATCTTTCCAAGATATATATAGTAATTCAAAGTCTGATATACATACTAATTACTTTGGATTAAATAATATGGTAAGCTATAAAATACCATTAGATTCATTTTATATTACACCAAAAGTAGAATTAAATTTTACACATATGATGACAGATGGAATAGATGAAAGTGGAAGATATGGTCTTAAATCAGATGATATTAAAACTAATTCTATTGAAGGTGTAGTAGGACTAGAACTAGGAAAAAATATTATATTTGATAACAATATAAAACTAACTTTAAAAACTTATGGAAATATAAACCATGAGTTTGGAGAACCTAATAAAGAAATGGAAGTTAAATTTAAAAATGTTACAGGAAATAGCATTAAGTTAGATAAATATGATAATGATAGCACTACATTTGATTTAGGTGTAAAAGCAGAATTAGGAACAGATAGCATAAAAGGATATGTACAATATAATTATAATTCTGATGTAAAAGAAAATATAATTTCATCAGGAGTATTATATAAATTTTAA